The genomic region AACTTACTAACTCCAAAACTAAAACTGTAACTGCAGCATACTCTTAGACATAAAAAATAAGTTTCCATATTAACAAAAACCCTTAGTCAGTATATAATCTTGTTGGCCTAACCACTAAGAAACCTACTTCTGATCAAATCCTAGCAAGTATCCCAAAACACAAGCATGCATTCCGACACAAAACACTCGAAGAAAACGTTTTTGCCCCTTGTAAATATTAAATTAAcaacaaatttcaaaaaaatagagCTTTACCAcatatttatatctttttttacgTACCTATTTCAGAGAAACCAGCCTTCACAACTCTCTGTCTGATGTAGATGATGAAGGCGATCCTCTGGAGCTTAGGTTCTCCACTGAAATACGCTCCGGTAACTGCAATCGTACTGACGCCAGTGATGAGGGTAGCGGAGAAAAAGAGACCTCTGCTTTATGTCGTGTTTGTGTTTTGAGAGTGGAAGACGATACGTTAGTGTAACGTTGAGTGAGGGAGGGAGTTTTTAgcataaaacgacgtcgttttaccTCATTTTGGCGCCACCCCAAATATGGCGTCGTTTCTGTGCTGCCAGCGTGTCACCAACGACTCCAGGTCAGCTTTCCAGTTGCGCCAGCTGGAAGAAATTGGCCGGAAGGACGACTCTGACTACTggagtgcaacttcagggacgATTATGACAAATTTTTAAGTTCAGGGATCACTATGAGGTTCGAGGGTAACTTCAAGGACCACTTTGAGGCTTACCTCCAAAATATTAtctcttttaatatttttaaaaaaataaaataataataaatatatattctaaaaaattttttagggttttgatttttatttttttttatgagcattattagaaaattaagactcttttatctttaaaatttggtCATTTTAGGTCAAgtcatttttttaattgttttcttttttgaatgatccaatttttttttaaaaaattgaaatagaaatctTGAAATcgaatttataaaatatttttatgataATTCATTTGTCActtataaaaatatgatttttttttaattttatcacattttaaaatcttttaaaggTTGTGTTTATTTATGGTTTATATCCTTTAagattagtcaccaaaaaaaaatatcctttaagATTATTTTTGTGGACTATATAAATTTTTGAATTACTATTTTAAGGtttactttttttatatataaacttGTTTTTTATTAATAGCCTTGTGTGCTAGGGCACACATATCAATAGCGCTTTAGCTAATCTTAATCTATATGTTTAATGTTTTAAGAAAAAGTATAGGAGTCAACTCTCATATAAGCTAAGTTAACTAACTCTCTCATaaatcttattttaaaatttaaaaatttaagttttgtACTCTTTCTATATCCACCTCGTacaatcctaaaccataaatcactCACTATACACGTTCTCATCCTCTCTCTTTCATTTTTCCTTCCGTCCATCGCGTTGTTGACATCTGCCGCTGTTGACGTTTGCCTCCCGCCCCCTATCACGTTAGTGTCGCCTATCGTACTGCGCTCCGCCATCATGTCACACTCCTTTATTTGCCTCCTGTTTCCTATCACATCGTTGTCGCCCATCACACTGTGCCCCCACCCTCGCATTGCACTCCTCCATTGCACCGCAGCAGACACATCCTCCCTCTCGTCGCCATCCTGTATCACGTCGTGCCCTGTCCTCACGTTATTGTCTTTCATCGCGTCGTGTCCTCTACCACtgttcttcatttttttctttaataagaAATGTATTGAAATTTATAATGTGTATgtttctttttataaaaaaaacatttaattacaaaaaaaaatttacaatctCTTGAAAAAAAATTCTAACTCACAAAttctaacaaataaaaaaaatatctaatatttataaaataaaacattcaattactaaaaaaatatttacattttttttaataataacatACAATTTAAATAAGAATTAGCTGAAGTCTCTATTAATTATCTGATGGGGTTGGTACTTCAATTCATTAGGGAAGAAATTGATTAGTATTAGCCATTAGCTGATGTTGGGTAGGCATGTTGGATGATGTGGAGAAAGGTAGGCCTTGGCCCTTGGGAGGCATGCAATGAAGTTGAAATCCAATTGGCTATTTCCCACACTATCGGTATCCTCTCCTCCGCCACCAATATTCTCTTCTCTTTTCGGACCTGCTCATACTTCAAAACCAATTCACAGCCccccacacacacacactcatcTCATCACTTCCCCACTCTTCTCTCTGTCGTTCCTTTCTCCGCGAGTGGACTTCAAGTCTTCAACGAAGAGAGTGAGCCAGTGAGGGAGTGTGGCTGCCATGGAGAAGATTTCACTAACAACAACTGCTCATAACTGTTTTTTCACTTCTACACTTCCAAAGacatcttctttctcttcttctctattCGCCTCTAACCAGCTTCTTGGTCTTcccttatcttcttcttcttcttctgcgtCCACCAATCCTCGCCTCAGACTTGTTTCTAGAAACGCCGCTTCTTGCAGGACCGTCAAATGCTCTGTTTCTGAAGCCGCTGAACCCCTAACTGGTCACTCTTCCTTctcttatctttatttatttgttttcttgcTTGCGTTTTGTGTACTTTCATTGTCGTTTATCAAAGAATTAGAAGTAATGAAGTATCCCCGGACCGTTTATCGTTTGAGTTGGAAacatttttcttattcaattttgATATACTTAAATTTTACAATGTTatccaattaaaattaaaatttaattttgatgcgctATTAGTGAAaaattattagtaaaaataactattttttatattgaatgtGCGTATGAATGATCATCGAAAAGTACAATTTGATTGGACGACTGAGTAAACTATTATCTAAATAACTCTTAAATTTATTGTTAGATGAGCATTACACAACATTTGGACACCGTAGTGACTGTCAAAGATAGTTAGTTCTCAAATGATAAAACATGTTGGATATAAAGGGTAAAACTTTTTTATAAGCTGAATCCATTTTGTTAAGAGAAATGGAGAGAGGAAAAAGCTGTAAGTTTGATATGGGTACATTATTGAAATTTGTTTAGGCATATCACATGATACCTGACTTTCTAGTTCCTTATCAATAGACACCTATGTTTTGAGTTTCATTTAAATGCACTTGTACGCACAAAGTTTTCCACCTACATGATCATTCAAGTAGTGGATGAGAAAGCCAACTTTAGCTGCTGGCATCGTAGTGTATGACTATATATTGACAATGCTCTTAAATGAAACCATAAGTTTAACTACCTGATAATATTATCGGGTTCCTATGCAAAAGTTGCATGCCAAAATCAAATTTAATGACAAGTATTTAAATTAAggcttatctttttttttttttgacaaaaaaattAAGGCTTATCTAGTTAGGTGACATTGGTTACATGGATCAAATAACAGCATAGTGTTGCTATCATGAATCATATCGGTGTTTTTGCAAAATATTGTCCGAATTAATGTTTTTGAACTGGTGATCCACTTCACCTATCTTTTATTTCTCTTCGGGGtgtatatttttattgttttgtaTATACAGTTTGTTGTATGTTTGCAATAACAACAGAGCTTCATCTTCTTCCCNNNNNNNNNNNNNNNNNNNNNNNNNNNNNNNNNNNNNNNNNNNNNNNNNNNNNNNNNNNNNNNNNNNNNNNNNNNNNNNNNNNNNNNNNNNNNNNNNNNNNNNNNNNNNNNNNNNNNNNNNNNNNNNNNNNNNNNNNNNNNNNNNNNNNNNNNNNNNNNNNNNNNNNNNNNNNNNNNNNNNNNNNNNNNNNNNNNNNNNNNNNNNNNNNNNNNNNNNNNNNNNNNNNNNNNNNNNNNNNNNNNNNNNNNNNNNNNNNNNNNNNNNNNNNNNNNNNNNNNNNNNNNNNNNNNNNNNNNNNNNNNNNNNNNNNNNNNNNNNNNNNNNNNNNNNNNNNNNNNNNNNNNNNNNNNNNNNNNNNNNNNNNNNNNNNNNNNNNNNNNNNNNNNNNNNNNNNNNNNNNNNNNNNNNNNNNNNNNNNNNNNNNNNNNNNNNNNNNNNNNNNNNNNNNNNNNNNNNNNNNNNNNNNNNNNNNNNNNNNNNNNNNNNNNNNNNNNNNNNNNNNNNNNNNNNNNNNNNNNNNNNNNNNNNNNNNNNNNNNNNNNNNNNNNNNNNNNNNNNNNNNNNNNNNNNNNNNNNNNNNNNNNNNNNNNNNNNNNNNNNNNNNNNNNNNNNNNNNNNNNNNNNNNNNNNNNNNNNNNNNNNNNNNNNNNNNNNNNNNNNNNNNNNNNNNNNNNNNNNNNNNNNNNNNNNNNNNNNTTTGGTGATTTTtggtaatttatttttcaatagatgGTATGTGTTTTCTGATTCCTTGTTTCCCTTCAGCTTCAGAGAAGAGGCAATTGAAGAGAAGAGGGGATGTAAGGAACATAGCAATTGTTGCTCATGTTGATCATGGAAAAACAACTCTAGTTGATGCCATGTTGAAACAGACAAAGGTACTATCAGGATATTCAACTGCATTGTTGTTCTTTCATTGTTTTGGAAGTTGCCTTTGTTTCTCTTTTGGTTCTTGTATTGAATGATATGAACCACTTCAACATATGAAATAAGTGCCTATAAACATAAAATCTATTGAATGGTTTAACTACTGTTTTTATTGAAAATTCAGTTTCAGNNNNNNNNNNNNNNNNNNNNNNNNNNNNNNNNNNNNNNNNNNNNNNNNNNNNNNNNNNNNNNNNNNNNNNNNNNNNNNNNNNNNNNNNNNNNNNNNNNNNNNNNNNNNNNNNNNNNNNNNNNNNNNNNNNNNNNNNNNNNNNNNNNNNNNNNNNNNNNNNNNNNNNNNNNNNNNNNNNNNNNNNNNNNNNNNNNNNNNNNNNNNNNNNNNNNNNNNNNNNNNNNNNNNNNNNNNNNNNNNNNNNNNNNNNNNNNNNNNNNNNNNNNNNNNNNNNNNNNNNNNNNNNNNNNNNNNNNNNNNNNNNNNNNNNNNNNNNNNNNNNNNNNNNNNNNNNNNNNNNNNNNNNNNNNNNNNNNNNNNNNNNNNNNNNNNNNNNNNNNNNNNNNNNNNNNNNNNNNNNNNNNNNNNNNNNNNNNNNNNNNNNNNNNNNNNNNNNNNNNNNNNNNNNNNNNNNNNNNNNNNNNNNNNNNGGACAGATGATAGTTGTTAATGTAATGTGTGGTTTTTTTGGGCCTTTGTGCAGGTGTTTCGTGATAATCAATTTGTGCAGGAAAGGATAATGGACTCAAATGATTTGGAGCGTGAGAGAGGAATCACAATATTGAGTAAAAATACATCCGTCTCCTATCATGACACAAAGATTAATATAATAGATACTCCCGGTCACTCTGATTTTGGAGGTGAAGTAGAGCGTATCCTGAACATGGTGGAAGGAATCCTTCTAGTGGTACTATGCTTTTCCCACTTGTTTTTGCACATGTGACCATGAATATTGGTTTGAATTATCCTTCTTTCGACTTTTCTACTCCACTACTCAGACTGCAATATTCTTATTCTTCGGTGGATCTGTTGTTTACAAGAGAGATAATCTTGCTTTTTATCTACTAGAAAATGTGTTACCTTGTCTCGTAAAATTCCATGTTTTCTTCCCTgaaatgtctttttttttgtaatatataGGATTTACCAAGCTGCTCTTGTAATTGCAGGTAGATTCTGTTGAAGGACCAATGCCACAGACAAGATTTGTCTTAAAGAAAGCATTAGAGTTTGGTCATTCAGTTGTCGTGGTTGTTAATAAGATAGACAGGCCATCTGCTCGCCCAGATTTTGTTGTCAATTCAACTTTTGAACTCTTCATTGAATTAAATGCAACAGATGAGCAGGTACGCAAGTGAAATAACATAAAGTACTTGTAATTACTTGTATGGTTGTAAACTCTGTTGGAACTTGGATCACTAGCCAGAATTAAAATGTGGTTAGTTATTCATGATGATGTGTGGAGGGTAAGTTGTAAAATTTAATGCTGTCTGTGAGCAAATTCAAACATGCCATTTCTACTTTGAAAGTGTTATGAAATAAAATCTCTGTAATCATctcatctttgttttcttttcttcgtTCAGTGCGACTTTCAAGTAATATATGCAAGTGGTATAAAAGGACAAGCAGGGTTGTCTCCTGAGAATCTGGCAGAAGACCTTGGGCCATTGTTTGAGTCCATCATCAGATGCATCCCAGGACCAAGGATTGATAAAGATGGCGCTCTTCAAATGCTTGTGAGTTTTTTATATTCCNNNNNNNNNNNNNNNNNNNNNNNNNNNNNNNNNNNNNNNNNNNNNNNNNNNNNNNNNNNNNNNNNNNNNNNNNNNNNNNNNNNNNNNNNNNNNNNNNNNNNNNNNNNNNNNNNNNNNNNNNNNNNNNNNNNNNNNNNNNNNNNNNNNNNNNNNNNNNNNNNAATTAGCAATTTAGCATTTGATTTTCTACTAATTTACCACCTTAGGGTAAGTAGAAATAAACAAATTAGATGAAATCTTCCATTCCATTTTCGTCAGCTGTGGAAAGTTTACAGGGTCTGATTAGCAATCTCATAAACAGATCATAAAAATTTTCAATATAGTATATGAATCTTGTCCTAAAGATGATAGCGGCCAAATGTATGTGCATGTGATTTATATTCTAGTGTAATCTGTAGCCTTAACATATGCTTATACTTTCAACTAGGTCACAAATATTGAGTATGATGAACACAAAGGGCGTATAGCAATTGGGCGCTTGCAAGCTGGAGTTTTGGAAAAAGGCATGGATGTCAAGGTGAGAATTCTTTTTCCTGTATTTTTATTGTTCGATTTGTGTACTAGCGTTATCTTTGGTAATTATTATACTAAGTGATGAATATTTATGCATAAAATTAAGTTTAAATAATTTGGTAACAAGTAAATTTTTACTCAATCACTTTTTCTAGGTAACTTTCTTGTGTGtgagttattttttatttcttgggACGGGTGGAGAAAAGGTTATTCATGCCTTAATCTCAAGTTCTTTTGGACATCCAACGTAGGAAATAGGGGGATGTGGTCCGGCTAGCACTTATagcttctttttattttattttattttattttttatttttttccaggTATGCACATCAGAAGATTCATGTAGATATGGAAGAGTTAGTGAGCTTTACGTGTATGATAAATTCAGTAGGGTCCCTGCAGAAAGTGTGGAGGCTGGTGATATATGTGCAGTATGCGGAATTGGTGATATTCAGGTAATGATTGTTGGATTTGAATCAAAATTGTGATTTTGTAATTTGTATTGCATTAATCTTACTAACCATTTCATTCTTTTCTCAGATTGGAGAGACAATTGCTTGTAAAGTATCTGGAAAGCCACTACCTTCCATAAAGGTGGAGGAACCAACTGTGAAAATGGCTTTCTCCATAAACACTTCCCCTTTTGTTGGCCGCGAGGTATGTCTATGATTGATAGTTTGTGACCATTAAGGAAGATAATTATTTGTCTTTTCTATCCTGATGTCTGATGCTATCTGTTAGGCACAATCATAGTTGTTAGGCATAGCTTTGTTGCTAACATTGTAAGTTCTATATCATAAGGTAACAGACTGGCTAAATTAATTCTTAACATTGTTCAGGGAAAGTATGTTACCAGTAGGAACTTAAGGGACAGGCTTTATCGTGAACTTGAGCGAAATCTCGCCATGAAAGTTGAAGATGGTGAAACAGCAGATACATTCATTGTCAGTGGGCGTGGAACTTTGCATATCACCATACTGATTGAAAATATGTATGTATGAGTATTCGTTTTCTCTTATAATTATGTGTCGATTTCTTCAAATAACATTATATCTGCAGGCGAAGAGAAGGATATGAATTCATGGTTGGCCCTCCTAAAGTTATCAACAAGAAAGTTAACGACAAATTGCTTGAACCATATGAGGTAACTTTCTATCTTTTGTTTCCATTCgagtaaaaaaattcaaaatcttaaaagcaaaagggagatgATGGTAGTGCACATAACATGACTTTAAACAATCATGTTTGACAGATGGAATCAAGTTACTTCCTAGAAAACTACCATTATATTTGGAAAGAGAAGGGGGAGGGGGACTTGCTTTTTTGCACTAGTAGTTGCTTTGTTTTATTAGTTCAGGGATGAAACTAATATTACTATGCTGCATGCATTTCGAATGCATTGATCCTGAAAATTTTTTCCTTCAAAAAAATTAGCTTGTAATTAATTtatgtataacttggaaaatgAACATTATTGATTAAACGTAAATTAAGCATATGCTATACAAGTAAGAAGTTTCTTCTCAATTTTCCCTATAGATGTTATAAATATTACATCAAATAGTGGGACAGTGTTCTGTTTCTGTTTCTTCTAAATATTGGAACTGATATTCATGGTTCTGTGCTGTTTGAAAGATAATAATTAGGAGGTACCTATTTTTTTGGGTGCTTCCTTCACTGATTTGTTATAAATGTTAAGTAACAAGTGTTGTGGTTGAAGATTGCAACTGTTGAGGTACCTGAAGAACATATGGGAGCTGTTGTTGAACTCCTTGGGAAGAGACGAGGGCAGATGTTTGATATGCAAGGAGTTGGGTATGTAGATTGCTTTCTTTGCTTTTATTTTGATGTGATATAGTTTACGTCCAAAAGTTTTATAATTATGCAACATATTTTTTCCTTGATAGAAGATTGGAAGTCATATCTTGTTATCTTGTGGATGAATTGTTTTTATTTAAGCAAAAGCCATACATAATATCTTCCATAGGATTATTATGACGGACAAAAGATATTTTGGTAAATAATAACGATATTGGCTTCTATTTTGTGTTCAGCCAATGATAGTTTCATGAGAGTTTCTGTTTCCGATTTGCGTGGGAACTAGGATGCTATTGTTATTCTTTTGTGCTGGTTCTCTGCAGttcttttttatttacttttcttatgGGGGTACATCTTAACCTCCTGTCTTTGTATTCTCTTATTTTCTTATTTACTTTTGTTTTCtatcaaaataataatatttgttgaAAGATTCACATGCATCTGGAGAAGTGTAGTCTTCTATTGTATCTTCAAAGACTCCATTGACTAATAATTAACTTTTCACTTTTCAAACATGGAATTTCCTAGTTATTATTATCTATTTTTTAATATCTTATGATGCCAGTTTTATGTTTTGAGGCTCCGAATATGATACATTGAATTTCTCTTGATGTTATGTGGTATCTTGACCAACCATGTCCTAAATTCTGAAAAAATCTTGGCCCCATGTTACTGGTCTACATTATGGTATCTGTGTATGCTGGATTCTCATGGATTTTGTAGCCCATCTGCtttatttttgtcaaaaattAATCCATTCTTGTTATATATATATCATGAATGCTCTCTTAGACGATTTTTATCCTTGATAATGATATTTCACTTCATTTGGTGATTTTGTTTCTCTGCTAGATCGGAGGGAACTACATTACTCAAATACAAGATCCCAACTCGTGGCCTCCTTGGATTACGGAATGCAATTTTAACTGCTTCCCGAGGGACAGCTATTCTCAATACTATCTTTGATAGCTATGGACCCTGGGCTGGTGACATGAGTACCCGGGATCAAGGCTCACTGGTAATGCGTGCATTGCTGTTTCCACTATAAACCTATAAGCATGATGCTTGTATTAATGCAGATGCAGCATTAGCATTAGCATTTAAAcacttgattttttttaatcatattttctGTTCCTATTTTGGTAGCATTAATACTCTAGAATGCTCAATGTTTGCTTCTTCATTAATGATACAATGATTTGAATTACAGGTTGCTTTTGAGGATGGAACAAGTTCTTCTTATGCAATCGCTAGTTCACAGGAAAGGGGACAGATGTTTATTGGTCCTGGAGTGGATGTTTATAAAGGTCAAATTGTTGGCATCCATCAGCGACCTGGGGACTTGTCATTGAATGTTTGCAAGAAAAAGGCTGCAACAAACATACGTTCCAACAAGGAACAAACAGGTGAGAAGCACCTTCAGTGCAATTACATAGTATCTTGTACGCAAATTTATTTTGTCCAATTCATATAAGgttttttgttgaatttttcttatCCCTTAAAGCTGTCTTCTGGCAACTTTATTACTTCAAATGATTCATTCTTGTAGTTCTTTTTTTGCTTGCCTGCTATTTTATACCTCCATAAGCAAGACCACGAATTTTAATACGAATATGGGAACAACAAATTCTCAAACCAGTTATGTAAAGTGTTTTATTTagctattaattaattaattttagggATGAGATTCTTTCATTTGTAGCTTTTTCAAATCATTGGCTGAAAATTAAAATCTTCCTGCAAATTATTAGTCTGTAAGTTAAGGCATTATAGCTTCTTAATACACAAGTGCAGTTATGGTATTTATACAAAAGCTGTTGAATAGGCTGCTGTGAGTATGATTAATTATGAATCATGGGTTAAAAACATTTTATAAGCCTGAATTATAGTTTTATCTTTTGTAAatctgttattattattattattattattattattagaagggAAAATTACATCGACTTTCCATAAGGTGAGGTGATATTACTCTCAACACTCCTGAGGTTTAGATGTTGTTACATTCAATTATCCGTTTATATTGGAAAACATAATACTGATCTACCTTGTTTCCCAAACATGACATTCACTTACCTTATAAAACATAACATGCATGACAAATGAAAAGGTGCCAGAAGGTAGTATCTTATATGCTCAACGAAAGTCAATATAATCCGTCTTAATTATTATTTGTACATGAAAACTGTGTAGGAGTAGCAATGGTCAACAACTTCAATATATCTTACCTTACTTCCTTATGCAGTGATTCTTGATACCCCCTTGGATTATAGTCTTGATGACTGCATCGAGTACATACAAGAAGATGAACTAGTAGAGGTTACTCCCCAAAGTATTCGAATGTGCAAGAATCCAAAGCTTCAGAAGAAAACAAGGTAGACTTCATCTCTTAGGCAGTAATTTGCAGAAGCTCTTTCAGTTTTCGCCACTTAGAACTGCGCAACTAATTGATGATGCTGCTGCTAAGGTAACAAGGAAGGCACACAGCCTTTCAATATAATGCCGCGCATGTTCTCCCGTCACGGCGGAATAATATAGGAACATGCTAGAAGCTGTATTCCTTATATAGCAATTGTTCAAAGTTTGATTTCAAGGGACAAAGTCGCACTGAATTTCAATTTTGTTTGCATGCaacattttattttgattttacgtTTTTTGAAACGCGACTACACAGCAGTAAGGAATATCATAATATACGGTGACTGCTTAGTGAATTTGCAATACTAAACAAATAGATGTATATTGCTGTCTCAgactccttatttatttattaaaattttgttgaGTTTTGATGATCTCGCCAGACTTTATATAATGTTATGACCTCGCTGATACAATGGTCAATGGATGTACTTTCGGACTTTCGGTGCCAAAAAAATAGGTATATGTTCTAGTTATACAAGACTTGCAAATAATATTTCTTTAGTTGTGGGCATATCGCACACTCAATAGTTGTCAGGTATGCTACACGAATAAATTGCAGTCTCACGTAAATATTAGTCATTTGATCATTTTGCTTTTCTTTATGTGCGTTTTCCTGACATCCAATACCCCTTTCTTTTCTTGTCCTTTTAATAAATAGAAATTGTGTCACTAAAAGTTGGGTACTGTTATAAGCGAGTAAGATATTAAAGTTAACTGAAACCACAATTCTAACTCGGAACGTTCTTATACATGAAAAAACTATTTATTCCCGATACAATAATCTTCGGTTGAATTTTCTTATACATTTGTATATAACAATATATATACTAGGGCACACGTTTAAGTGTTGAACTAAGATGTACTCATAGCGTAGCTTTTGAGTTGTACTTTacatctggacacctctaatgCACCACTTACCATGACTATATATAAGTTGCCTACAACAAAATTTCCCTAACTTTATATGTAGGGATATATATACCTGAATTTAGCCGAATATATGAAATAACTATACACAATCTTTAGCCGGGAGTGAATGCATATATATCTAATCCGCTACCATTGCAAGTAGCTTAACTTTTTATGTTAACTTCACCCAGTTATCTGCAACAAAAATATTTGTTTTATTCCAGATAAAaacgaaaaataaaaagattaaagTCGTTTATTTCGAGAATTATCCATGACTTAATCTAATGAACATCTAGCATTTAAATCTTGGTGAAAGAAAGTAAATAGAAAATGCATAAGACGTAAGGTttagtaaaagaaaaaaacataGGAGGTAAGGCTTAGGTCACTTAAAAACAAACCAGTTTAATTAATCATGTGAACAAATGATATAGTAAGTAAGGATACACTACTAAAAATGCCTTTCAAAGATTAGGTAAAATTTAAAAAGTGACAAAATTAGGTTCGAAAGATTAAAATGATaaaatgtcaaaaaaaaaaaaaaaagtgttgcaaaaataataaaaagattatTTTCATTAGTAATAAATAACTTTTGTATTTGAGAAACAATTTTTGTGCATTAgattcaaatattttaaaaatatttgaataattatttaaGACGTACATACAAAAATTCAAAGTGAAActcgatttttaattttttatacatcttttttcatttttttttaaatttaaccattcaaaaaattgcaaaataaaagaattatttgaattaaaattattaaattttattaacaaAGAATTCTAATTTTTCTAATTATATTTACAGAAAAAACTACTTCAAAATGTAATTTCTAAacgtttttaaaaatatatatctaaaatttaattatttcaacACGCTCTCAAATCCTTTGAGAACATTTTTTGTTGTTATGATCTTTTAAAAGTacatatttattaatatttaaatttctgAGAACATTTTTGCGTGATTTATCATAGATATGAATTTATCACAAAATTAGTTATTATGGATTTGTTTACCGTGTAAACATAGGGATCATGGCGCCCTCCCGAGCCTGATCTCTTCACGGCTTCCAGCCTTAGCAACCTGCACATAATtctatgctatcttagacacagTAACACAGCTTAAGATTACAAGATGCATAAAGGAAACTCAATTAAAGGTGACCAAATAACCCCGTATTTTTACCCTTAATACAGTAGTGATAGTTCATGCCAAATGCAACACATTATTTTCAAATGGTAAGCTATTGAGAGGGGTGTTTGTGTTTCCGTTGCAACAGTCACTACCACAAGTCAGCACAAAACGTGTGTTGATAAATTGCAACCTGTTTCATGGATGTGTTCTACTTAAGATCTGTGGTGTActtttgaaaacaaaattcataattaaatatGCATAATTTTATCTGTTATGAAAAAATTATTCGGAAACCACAAATTATACATTATAAATGTGAAATAATTAACATATTTTCTTCATTTATTTTCATAACAACAAATGTG from Arachis ipaensis cultivar K30076 chromosome B02, Araip1.1, whole genome shotgun sequence harbors:
- the LOC107625454 gene encoding putative elongation factor TypA-like SVR3, chloroplastic isoform X2, translated to MEKISLTTTAHNCFFTSTLPKTSSFSSSLFASNQLLGLPLSSSSSSASTNPRLRLVSRNAASCRTVKCSVSEAAEPLTEKRQLKRRGDVRNIAIVAHVDHGKTTLVDAMLKQTKVFRDNQFVQERIMDSNDLERERGITILSKNTSVSYHDTKINIIDTPGHSDFGGEVERILNMVEGILLVVDSVEGPMPQTRFVLKKALEFGHSVVVVVNKIDRPSARPDFVVNSTFELFIELNATDEQCDFQVIYASGIKGQAGLSPENLAEDLGPLFESIIRCIPGPRIDKDGALQMLVTNIEYDEHKGRIAIGRLQAGVLEKGMDVKVCTSEDSCRYGRVSELYVYDKFSRVPAESVEAGDICAVCGIGDIQIGETIACKVSGKPLPSIKVEEPTVKMAFSINTSPFVGREGKYVTSRNLRDRLYRELERNLAMKVEDGETADTFIVSGRGTLHITILIENMRREGYEFMVGPPKVINKKVNDKLLEPYEIATVEVPEEHMGAVVELLGKRRGQMFDMQGVGSEGTTLLKYKIPTRGLLGLRNAILTASRGTAILNTIFDSYGPWAGDMSTRDQGSLVAFEDGTSSSYAIASSQERGQMFIGPGVDVYKGQIVGIHQRPGDLSLNVCKKKAATNIRSNKEQTVILDTPLDYSLDDCIEYIQEDELVEVTPQSIRMCKNPKLQKKTR
- the LOC107625454 gene encoding putative elongation factor TypA-like SVR3, chloroplastic isoform X1; its protein translation is MEKISLTTTAHNCFFTSTLPKTSSFSSSLFASNQLLGLPLSSSSSSASTNPRLRLVSRNAASCRTVKCSVSEAAEPLTASEKRQLKRRGDVRNIAIVAHVDHGKTTLVDAMLKQTKVFRDNQFVQERIMDSNDLERERGITILSKNTSVSYHDTKINIIDTPGHSDFGGEVERILNMVEGILLVVDSVEGPMPQTRFVLKKALEFGHSVVVVVNKIDRPSARPDFVVNSTFELFIELNATDEQCDFQVIYASGIKGQAGLSPENLAEDLGPLFESIIRCIPGPRIDKDGALQMLVTNIEYDEHKGRIAIGRLQAGVLEKGMDVKVCTSEDSCRYGRVSELYVYDKFSRVPAESVEAGDICAVCGIGDIQIGETIACKVSGKPLPSIKVEEPTVKMAFSINTSPFVGREGKYVTSRNLRDRLYRELERNLAMKVEDGETADTFIVSGRGTLHITILIENMRREGYEFMVGPPKVINKKVNDKLLEPYEIATVEVPEEHMGAVVELLGKRRGQMFDMQGVGSEGTTLLKYKIPTRGLLGLRNAILTASRGTAILNTIFDSYGPWAGDMSTRDQGSLVAFEDGTSSSYAIASSQERGQMFIGPGVDVYKGQIVGIHQRPGDLSLNVCKKKAATNIRSNKEQTVILDTPLDYSLDDCIEYIQEDELVEVTPQSIRMCKNPKLQKKTR